The Nostoc sp. PCC 7524 nucleotide sequence AAGTATTTTTATCCTGATGTAGTAGTGACTTGTGATCATCGAGATACTGATCCTCAGTTTATACGATTTCCCAGCTTAATTATTGAAGTGCTGTCACCGACAACAGAGGCAGTTGATCGGGGTAAAAAGTTTGCTAAATATCGCCATTTATCAACCTTGAAAGAATATGTTTTAGTGCAAGTAAATCAACCAATTGTAGAAGTATTTCGCCGCAACGAACAGGGAAAATGGGAGTTGTGGGAATATAATCTGGGTGAGATGTTAAGGCTGGAATCTGTGAATGTAGAAATAGCTATAGCTGACTTGTATCGACAAGTACAATTTGAAGCTGAAGCTACAGAAAATTAATTTTAATGGGGAGAATCAAAAACTATACTTCTGTTTCCTAAAAAGTGACCAATTAAATATAAAGAACCGCATAAAATTACTAAGTTATCTTTAGTATTACAAGCTGATTCTAGAGCCGATGATAAATCTAGGTAAGTTTGGCAATCACTTAATTCTGGACAAATATCATGAGCTAAATTGGCTAATTCTACAGTATTAGCTGAACTATGATCTGGGATTGGTACTAAATATAATCGCTCATTTGGTCGTAGTAAAACTTGAAAAATATCGGCATGATCTTTAGTGGATAACATTCCCATTACCCAAGTTATATTTTGATAATTTAGAGTGTCTACATAATCACGTAATACTTTAGCTGCGGCTGGATTATGTGCGCCATCAATTAATAATTTGTGGTGATTCCAATTAATCCATTGCATCCGCCCTGGCCATTTAGTTTTAGCCATACCATTAATTATTGCTGCTTCCGAAATCTGCCAACCTTTTTGTTGTAAAATTTCTAAAGTAGCTAAAGCCAAAGCCGAATTAGTTAATTGAATTTGTCCCTGTAAAGGTAAAGGATATTTAATGAAATTGGTATTTTGAATAGTTTGATATTCTGCCCATCCTGGATGTATTGTTTGTGCAGGTTGGGGAGTAATTACAGGACATTGTAATTCTTGAGCGCGCGATCGCACCACTTTCTCAGCATCTGATGGTAATCTTCCAACCACAGTCGGACATCCAGCCTTGATAATACCCGCTTTTTCCCCTGCAATCTCAGCAATAGTATTACCTAACTGCTGCCAATGTTCCCGACTAATGGAAGTAATCACCGTCACAAGCGGCTCAGATATGACATTAGTAGCATCTAAACGTCCCCCCAATCCCACCTCTACCACTGCGACATCAACTTGGTGCTGGGCAAAATATAACCAAGCAGCCGCAGTCACGACTTCAAATAGAGTGGGGCAATCATCATCAAAGTTTACAACCGTTTTAACTTCTAGTAATAACTTGTAAAATTCCTCAGCAGAAATTTGCTGTTCATTCAGACAGATACGTTCTGTCCAATTTACTAGATGAGGAGAAGTATAGCGTCCTGTACGATAACCTGCTTCAGTCAGAACAGAGGACAAATAAGCACATACAGAACCTTTGCCATTTGTACCAGCAACATGAATCACTGGAACTTGGTGATGAGGATTGCCAATACTAGCTAACAGCCTATGAATGCGCGAAAGTCCAAGGTTAACGCCAAAATGTTGAAATGGTTGGAGTAGAGAATCTATATTCACGAACGGGGAATTGGGCATAGATGAGGATACAAGTTAGCACAGGGGCGAACATTAATATAAACTTTTTCCCAATCCCCAGTCCCCCAAACACCGGGGCTACCTTGTACTTAAGCAGAATTTTCCTCATTGCCATGAGCAAATAAACTCGGATCAAGATAGTTAATTCGTGCCAAAGGACTTAAGGCTGCCAGAACTTGAGAGCCATAGCTACGGTTGACAACACGACTATCCAGTAAAGCTACAATACCTTGACTTTCGCGCACAGGTGCTACAGCTCGTTGTAATTCATTCAAGGCGGTAGGCAAGAGAAATAACCGGAACCAATCTTGATGCGATCGCTTGTAATGAGCTACCCTGCCAGCTACAAGGGGATGTTCTAAAGATGGTAAGGGTAAAGTGGCGATCGTTAACAATTGGGGCGCAGGTAAGACTGCTTGATGCTCTCGCCAAAACTCCCAACCACTTACTAAAATCCCGTTTTCATCCAAACAAGTTTTTTCTACCTGCACCCGTGAACCAAACTCGGCGGCGAGAATAGCTCCCACTTGCGCCTTGAGTGGCACATCTCCCACCAGTAATACTGTTAATCCTGGTGCTGTGGCACTTAAACATACTAAAGTTCGCACCTTATGAATAAATGCTGCTTGAAATTCCGGCGTATTGGGTAGGGGTAATTGGTAAGGGATGTATAGCTGAATGGCTTCTGATTGGCTATCAGAAGCAAACTTCAAGCAAGTGACATCATCCAAACCCAAACGTTGACGAAACAAAGGAGCCTCAGTTTCTGACTCTAAGGCACTACCAATTAATACCACTGGTTGCCGTTGCCAAATGGGGGAGAGACTTTCAGCCAACTCAATTGGCGCATAATTTAAAGAAAATAAGCCTTGCCGCCGGGCAGTAGTCGCCCAGAACAGAGGCAAGGGAGAATGCTCATTGGTTTTTGAGAAGTCTTGACAGAATTTTTGCCAAACTTCTGGTAAGCCCTCGACAGATTTTAAAGCTCCACACAGATGCTTGAAGATATCAGCTTCTGTCTGGGAAATTAAATAGCATTCGTAGGGGTTTGCCGGATGCTTGAATAATTCCTGTGTTAGTTGCGCCCGTGCGTTGCGAATTGTCTCTGCTTGGTAAGGACAAGCGAGGATGAGTTGATCCCAATCTTGGGGCTGAATACTTTGAGTAAGTTGCTCACGTACCCAATCTTCCAAATCATCTACCCCATCAATGATAGTAGGTATGCCTGGGGGAAAATCATTACTAGGTGTGAGCTGTTTTTTTAACCAAGCTTCTGGGGAAGTGAGAAGTATTCCTTGGAACTCAGAACCAGGCCAAGCGTCACCTGTTCTGATTGGTTTGTTGACTTGTAGCCATTGTTGTAGGCGAGGAATTTCCACTCGCAACAACCGTTGTTGTACTGCTTCCGTGGCTACAATAATTACAGGCCCATGCCACATTAAAGCGGAGGCAATGAAACTGGTGCGATACAGCCCTTGATAGCCGCAAACCGCCCCGACTTGAATTAAAGCACTACGTCCCAAACGTAAAGCCCGTGCTACCAACCGTGCCATCGTTAAGTGATGGGGCCAGGAAGGGAAACCCGCCTGCGATCGCAGGAAGTTATGTAATGACAAATGGACTTCTGCCTCAATCACACACTTAAAATCCCATACAAAGTGACGTTTACTGCCAATAGCCCCATTTCTATTATGTTGTCAATTGGGGGTTGTTAGTTCCTCTGCCCATAACTGACAACTACCACTAATTAATCTTCACTGACTGAATATCCTAAATTATGCCAACTTACACAGGAATCTCTAGCGAAGCCTTCCGGCATCCACTAGATCGCCAAGCCGAGCAAGCCTTACGCAGTTTACCGGGATTTGATGTCATCGCTCGTAAATTTGTGGAATTTGTCTATGAACGCCCTCAGTTAGTCTATCTAATGGGCAACACCATCCAAGTCGGGCCGCGCCAATATTCCACGATTTACCAGATGTTTCGAGAATGTGTTAGGGATTTGGACATTTATCCAGAACCCTCTTTGTTTGTACAACAAAATCCGCAAGCGAATAGCTATGCCCTAGGCCAAGATCATCCTTACATAGTTATTAACACAGGAATACTAGACTTACTTAATGAAGCCGAAATTAGGGCAGTGCTAGCCCATGAACTGGGGCATATTAAATGTGGTCATACTATTTTAATTCAAATGGCGATGTGGGCGATGAGTGCCGCTTCTGTCTTCGGGGAATTAACCTTTGGCATTGGTAATTTTTTGTCTCAAGCCTTGATTTATGCCTTTTTTGAATGGCGGCGCAAAGCCGAGCTATCAGCAGATCGCGCAGCATTGTTAGTAATAGATGACTTAAATACCGTCATGTCCTCAATGATGAAGATTTCTGGCGGTAGTAGCCAATATCTCAACGAATGTAGTTTACAAGAATTTATCAAGCAATCAGAAAAGTATCAGGCATTAGACGAAGATGGGCTAAATCAAGTGTATAAATTCTTAATGTACAACGGCGCACAGGGCATGATGCTGACTCATCCTTTCCCTGTAGAAAGGGTGCAGTATCTACGCCAATGGGCAACATCATCAGAGTATCAAGAAATTCGCCGAGGCAACTATCAGCGATCGCCCGCCTCTGGTGCAGTAGATGTCACATCTCAAACCCCAGAAACCGAAGCCGAAATTTTGCGCCGTCAAATTGCAGAATTACGCCAAGAAATTGACAGAATCAACAAATCTGAATAGTCATTAGTTAATAGTCATTAGTTTCCACTTTCCCCCACCTGCGGGTAGGCTTACGCCATCGTAAGAGAAGCTGACGCTACATCTTCCCCTGCTTTCCAATCCCCAGTCCCCAATCCCAGTCCCCAATCCCCAGTCCCCAATCCCCAGTCCCCAGTCAGAGAAAAAGAAATAGTTATCTAAGAAACTCCGCTTTCTTCACTTCAGGTGTAGCCTCAGCATTAGAGCAATTATTTTTCAGATTTATCATCCTGTGAGAGTGGGAAAATCTCAAATGTGACTCCTGTACACCTGAATACCAGGTAACTAACATCTCATTCCGTCTGGGAACTGCTAAATATGGCAATTAACTTTCCAAAGTGGCTATCTTTATCCTTAATAGCTACTATTCTTGCCCTCGTCCTACTGATGCCGAGTATTGCCTTGGCAGCACCTTTGGGATTTCATGCCCCCTCTAGGGCAATTATTAGCCCTGCTGTCAATGTTGTAGCTAACCTTGTAACTAACTACCCTAACTTGTCTGATCTGGATTTGACACCCTTGCAACGTCAACAACTCCAAGCTGTGTTGCAACGCCGTAATAAAGAAATTGCGGCAGTCTTAAATCCTTCCCAACGCGCTCAACTGCAACACAAACTACATTCTGGTAATAGCTTCAATCAAGCTTTGGTGGCACTAGATTTAGAACCAGAACAACAGCACTTAATCAAAGCAATAGAGCAATTCACTACATTGAAACTCAAGGCAACCTTAGCTAAATACTCCTTATCCTATTAGGGGCTGCCAATTGCAAAAATAAACCAACCAATCACTGTGTAGCCAGAGTTCGGGGAGATGGGGAGGCAGGGAAAAAAGGGGAAAGTCCTCCCTCTTTCACCCTGCCCCAATGCCCCATTCCCAAAATTTTATTTTGAATTTTGTAGGCGCAAGCCTTCCCTACGGAGGCGTTAGCCTAGTCGTAGACTATTTTGAATTTTGAATTGATTCATCTTCTCAAACCCCCTTGACGTTCACACTTAAAACCTCTACTTTCCCAAGCTGGCATATCTACATCAGTAAGCTTTGTCACATTCCCACATGGGGGTTGAATGAATTGACTCACAACCGCCCATAATAAACTGCGTGTGATGTCCAGTGCCGTTTTTAATGAAGACTCATAATTACCAGGAACGCCAGTTTCCTGAACAATATCCAATTCTACCCAAATACCATGAGCGCCTAAGAGAATTTGCGCCATCCATTGAGCGCGAGGTAAGTGAGTGGGGGAAGTGATTAGTTTGACTTTGTGTACTCCCCATCTCCGTAAAATTGGGATTCCGTAATAGAAATTTTCAAAGGTGGAATTAGCACACTTTTCTAGCCACACGTTGTGTAAATCTGTTGCTTCTCTTTGAAAAATTAGCCAGATACATGGGTCAGGAGAACCATGAGAAATTAAAATGGGGATTTGTGGATCTTGTCTGGCTTTTTGGGCAATATAAATTTCGCGCCGAATACTACCGCCAAGGACAAAAAAGGCATCCACTGGCTCCGAAGATGCAATAACTAGGTTTATGGTAATGAGAATTAACCAACCGCCAAATAGCAGACATAAAGCCCAAACCAATTTTTGTAGCAATTGCAACGGTTTGCGAAATTTGCTATCCGGGGAAATTGATGAATTTTTAGTAAATTTGCCTCTCATGACATAAGACAAAAAACCTGCTGATTTTAGTCGTAAAAGACCAACACTTCAGACAACGAAATGCTATCTTATAGAATAAATATAGGGTGTAAATAAGACAGTTACACAACTGTCACACTATTGTCACAGTGTTAGATTAGACTAACAAAGAAAGTGTCAAATCTGGGTAACAGTTTTTAATAAGCTAATGCAAAAGTTTAGCATAATTCAGAGGGGAAAATTATGAGAGCAGCATAGCTAAAAATTGAGTATAAAAACTTAAAAATTTCCCAAAAGCCTGATTGCTAAACTGACAACAACACCGTAAATCCCTGCTGATATACATGAACCAATCTGCGAAACGTCACTCGCCACTCCAATTCGCCCTAATTGGAGGAGCGATCGCCACAACGGCCACTGTATCTGTATTTGGTCCCGCTTGGACTCGTAGTGTTCGCGCTGCCCTACAGGACAGTCCCAAAACATTAGTTGACCAAGTATGGCAAATAGTAAATAGTGAATATGTTGACGGCAACTTTAATCAAAAAGATTGGCTAGCAATAAGGCAAAGCCTATTAAGCAAAGAATACTCATCTAAAGAAGAAGCTTATGTAGCAATTCGGGAAGCTTTACAACAGTTGAACGATCCATACACCAGGTTCATGGATCCGAAGCAGTTTGAAGCTTTGACAAGTCAAACTTCTGGGGAAGTGTCTGGTATTGGCATCCGCATGGAACTAAATGAACAAACCAAGCGTTTGACAGTTGTAGAAACCATAGAAAATTCCCCAGCTCTGAAAGCAGGCATTAAAGCAGGCGATGAAATTTTGGCGATTGATGGCAAATCTACTCAGCAGATGAAAATAGATGATGCCTCCAAATTAATTCGCGGTAAGGCAGGTAGTAACATCACACTACAGTTAGGACGCAGAGGACGTAGTGCTTTTGATGTGAAGCTGACACGGGCAAATATTGAAGTGCCAACAGTGCATTCTACCCTCAAGCAAGAAGGAAACCGCCGTATTGGTTACATTCGTTTGCGTGAGTTTAGTGGCCACGCCGCAGATCAAATGCGCCGAGCTATCCGGGATTTGAATGGTAAAAAAGTTGATGCCTTTGTATTAGATTTACGCGGCAATCCTGGCGGTTTATTGCAGGCGAGCGTTGAAATTGCCCGGATGTGGTTAGATGACGGTGGTATTGTCCGCACCGTTAACCGTAGGGGGGTCAACGAAAATACTAGAGCTAATCGCACTGCTTTGACAAAACTTCCCTTAGCCATATTGGTTGATGGTAATTCCGCTAGCGCCAGTGAAATTCTCACAGGTGCGCTCAAAGATAATAAGCGAGCAGTAGTAATTGGCTCTCAAACCTTTGGCAAAGCTTTAGTACAGTCAGTGCATGAACTCTCAGATGGTTCTGGATTGGCTGTTACCATTGCCCACTACTACACCCCCAATGGCACAGATATTAATAAGAAGGGAATTACCCCAGATATCAAATTAGAGTTAACAGAAGCCCAAGAGCGTCAGCTAGCAACTAACCCAAATCTGATTGGGACTCAGAGTGATCCTCAATATAGCCGAGCGATCGCCATTTTATCGAATAACAACTTTGCCCAACCACTATTCAACCAGCCTTCTCAACCGTTGAGTATTGGTATCAAAGACTGGAAATTTTAAAGATTTTCGTTACCAGGTGTTCATGTATCAGCTCATAGTCAAAAGATTGTGAATCGGGAATACTAAAGTAAGGTACTGGGGACTGGGAATTGGGGACTAGGGAACAGAAAAAATCTCTTTTTTGTCTCCTCTCAACTCTTAAAGTCCTACATCCTCTCATTTACAATCACAGGCTCTATGAATGATCAGCAACTTCACACAACCACCGCTACCTGCTTCTTGCCAATGGTATCGGTGGTTGTTCCTATTTATAACGGAGAGGCAGATTTACCAGAGTTAATTAACTGTCTGGTGTCTCAAACCTACCCACAAGATAGGGTAGAGTACCTGCTGGTAGATAATAACAGTAGCGATCGCACCCTGGAATCTCTCAAAACATCTGCCACCACTTGCCCAATTACTATTCACCCTTTGAGCGAAAACCAAATTCAAAGCTCTTATGCGGCGCGTAATACTGGTATCCGTGCGGCTGTAGGTGAAATTTTGGTTTTTACAGATGCTGATTGCCGTCCTCAACCCCAATGGCTCAAAGCTTTAATTCAGCCTTTGATCAATCCAGATGTGGTAATTGTCGCTGGCGAAATCACTGCACTACCCGGTAATAGTCTCTTAGAACAACACGCAGATCGTCAAGAAACTCTTTCCCAAAAGCATACCCTTGCTCATCCCTTTTGTCCCTACGGTCAAACTGCTAACTTAGCAATTCGTCGCACTGCATTAGAAATAGCAGGTTTATTCCGCCCTCATCTCACCACTGGCGGTGATGCAGATATTTGCTGGCGCATTCTGCAACACCAGATTGGGCGAATAGAATTTGCCCCAGAAGCGATCGTCCAGCACCGCCACCGCACTACGCTTAAAGAATTAGCCAGTCAATGGCGACGCTACGGACGCTCTAATCGCTATCTGCACGAACTACATGGTGTAGCGTTAATGCCAGATATGAAACTTCCAGATCTGAGCTATCGTTTATTACGTTGGTTATTGAAGGAATTACCACAAGATAGTGTAAAAGCGATCGCCGGGAAAGCTACACTCATAGAT carries:
- a CDS encoding Uma2 family endonuclease, producing the protein MVAFPDYTFMSAEEYLIWEATQEMRYEYWDGEVVAMTGGTRNHNRISLNFAKFLDNALTDRTCEVYIVDVKVEVEPGRKYFYPDVVVTCDHRDTDPQFIRFPSLIIEVLSPTTEAVDRGKKFAKYRHLSTLKEYVLVQVNQPIVEVFRRNEQGKWELWEYNLGEMLRLESVNVEIAIADLYRQVQFEAEATEN
- a CDS encoding bifunctional folylpolyglutamate synthase/dihydrofolate synthase; this encodes MNIDSLLQPFQHFGVNLGLSRIHRLLASIGNPHHQVPVIHVAGTNGKGSVCAYLSSVLTEAGYRTGRYTSPHLVNWTERICLNEQQISAEEFYKLLLEVKTVVNFDDDCPTLFEVVTAAAWLYFAQHQVDVAVVEVGLGGRLDATNVISEPLVTVITSISREHWQQLGNTIAEIAGEKAGIIKAGCPTVVGRLPSDAEKVVRSRAQELQCPVITPQPAQTIHPGWAEYQTIQNTNFIKYPLPLQGQIQLTNSALALATLEILQQKGWQISEAAIINGMAKTKWPGRMQWINWNHHKLLIDGAHNPAAAKVLRDYVDTLNYQNITWVMGMLSTKDHADIFQVLLRPNERLYLVPIPDHSSANTVELANLAHDICPELSDCQTYLDLSSALESACNTKDNLVILCGSLYLIGHFLGNRSIVFDSPH
- a CDS encoding ATP-dependent DNA helicase; this encodes MIEAEVHLSLHNFLRSQAGFPSWPHHLTMARLVARALRLGRSALIQVGAVCGYQGLYRTSFIASALMWHGPVIIVATEAVQQRLLRVEIPRLQQWLQVNKPIRTGDAWPGSEFQGILLTSPEAWLKKQLTPSNDFPPGIPTIIDGVDDLEDWVREQLTQSIQPQDWDQLILACPYQAETIRNARAQLTQELFKHPANPYECYLISQTEADIFKHLCGALKSVEGLPEVWQKFCQDFSKTNEHSPLPLFWATTARRQGLFSLNYAPIELAESLSPIWQRQPVVLIGSALESETEAPLFRQRLGLDDVTCLKFASDSQSEAIQLYIPYQLPLPNTPEFQAAFIHKVRTLVCLSATAPGLTVLLVGDVPLKAQVGAILAAEFGSRVQVEKTCLDENGILVSGWEFWREHQAVLPAPQLLTIATLPLPSLEHPLVAGRVAHYKRSHQDWFRLFLLPTALNELQRAVAPVRESQGIVALLDSRVVNRSYGSQVLAALSPLARINYLDPSLFAHGNEENSA
- a CDS encoding M48 family metallopeptidase yields the protein MPTYTGISSEAFRHPLDRQAEQALRSLPGFDVIARKFVEFVYERPQLVYLMGNTIQVGPRQYSTIYQMFRECVRDLDIYPEPSLFVQQNPQANSYALGQDHPYIVINTGILDLLNEAEIRAVLAHELGHIKCGHTILIQMAMWAMSAASVFGELTFGIGNFLSQALIYAFFEWRRKAELSADRAALLVIDDLNTVMSSMMKISGGSSQYLNECSLQEFIKQSEKYQALDEDGLNQVYKFLMYNGAQGMMLTHPFPVERVQYLRQWATSSEYQEIRRGNYQRSPASGAVDVTSQTPETEAEILRRQIAELRQEIDRINKSE
- a CDS encoding YdcF family protein, producing the protein MRGKFTKNSSISPDSKFRKPLQLLQKLVWALCLLFGGWLILITINLVIASSEPVDAFFVLGGSIRREIYIAQKARQDPQIPILISHGSPDPCIWLIFQREATDLHNVWLEKCANSTFENFYYGIPILRRWGVHKVKLITSPTHLPRAQWMAQILLGAHGIWVELDIVQETGVPGNYESSLKTALDITRSLLWAVVSQFIQPPCGNVTKLTDVDMPAWESRGFKCERQGGLRR
- the ctpB gene encoding carboxyl-terminal processing protease CtpB, producing MNQSAKRHSPLQFALIGGAIATTATVSVFGPAWTRSVRAALQDSPKTLVDQVWQIVNSEYVDGNFNQKDWLAIRQSLLSKEYSSKEEAYVAIREALQQLNDPYTRFMDPKQFEALTSQTSGEVSGIGIRMELNEQTKRLTVVETIENSPALKAGIKAGDEILAIDGKSTQQMKIDDASKLIRGKAGSNITLQLGRRGRSAFDVKLTRANIEVPTVHSTLKQEGNRRIGYIRLREFSGHAADQMRRAIRDLNGKKVDAFVLDLRGNPGGLLQASVEIARMWLDDGGIVRTVNRRGVNENTRANRTALTKLPLAILVDGNSASASEILTGALKDNKRAVVIGSQTFGKALVQSVHELSDGSGLAVTIAHYYTPNGTDINKKGITPDIKLELTEAQERQLATNPNLIGTQSDPQYSRAIAILSNNNFAQPLFNQPSQPLSIGIKDWKF
- a CDS encoding glycosyltransferase, with the protein product MNDQQLHTTTATCFLPMVSVVVPIYNGEADLPELINCLVSQTYPQDRVEYLLVDNNSSDRTLESLKTSATTCPITIHPLSENQIQSSYAARNTGIRAAVGEILVFTDADCRPQPQWLKALIQPLINPDVVIVAGEITALPGNSLLEQHADRQETLSQKHTLAHPFCPYGQTANLAIRRTALEIAGLFRPHLTTGGDADICWRILQHQIGRIEFAPEAIVQHRHRTTLKELASQWRRYGRSNRYLHELHGVALMPDMKLPDLSYRLLRWLLKELPQDSVKAIAGKATLIDLLNTPISLFTARARAVGQRDAKLSEVAKIIEWLEKV